One region of Oryza sativa Japonica Group chromosome 10, ASM3414082v1 genomic DNA includes:
- the LOC107275973 gene encoding uncharacterized protein gives MANHRRQWASWQTFHPVHPMEDLMPGGVRLPDPDEQPPDPIYAFLEVFEELYGDQFPPHVLLYDSGDPNGGDDMEESDDDVDGGGESLSAIVYGGGRLHPSRRPSVPPPEERPRGWMPCPVLPRAGGGHGDADAAAAEQGVEGEGPAGRVAAVLPRPRRRQARGVGGGGQPGALDRVPARPRRREEHLVVEVVRAAVRTVRRRRSLLRRRRHALRHGDLFHVLLPVIGLGTLCTSFNGRVINFSYRIISSIGTIELVAFCK, from the exons ATGGCCAACCACCGCCGCCAATGGGCGTCGTGGCAGACgttccaccccgtccacccgatgGAGGATCTCATGCCCGGCGGCGTCCGCCTCCCCGACCCCGACGAGCAGCCACCGGACCCCATCTACGCCTTCCTCGAGGTGTTCGAGGAGCTCTACGGCGACCAGTTCCCTCCCCAC GTTCTCCTCTACGACTCGGGGGAtcccaacggcggcgacgacatggAGGAGTCTGAtgacgacgtcgacggcggcggcgagagtcTCTCCGCCATCGTCTATGGCGGGGGGAGACTGCACCCGTCCCGGCGCCCGtccgtgccgccgccggaggagaggCCGAGGGGGTGGATGCCGTGCCCGGTTCTTCCTCGGGCgggaggcggccatggcgatgccgacgccgcggccgccgaaCAAGGGGTGGAGGGAGAAGGGCCGGCCGGACGCGTGGCAGCGGTTCTACCTCGACCGCGGCGCCGGCAGGCACGCGGCGTCGGAGGCGGAGGCCAACCGGGAGCTCTGGATCGCGTTCCTGCTCGACCGCGGCGCCGCGAAGAGCACCTCGTGGTGGAGGTCGTTCGAGCGGCGGTTCGaacggtgcgccgccgccgatccctactacgccgccggcgacacgcCCTGCGCCATGGTGACCTCTTTCACGTTCTGCTTCCAGTAATAGGCCTTGGTACCCTATGTACGTCTTTCAATGGGAGAGTGATTAATTTCAGCTATAGAATCATAAGCAGCATTGGCACAATAGAACTCGTAGCGTTTTGTAAGTAG